In Rattus norvegicus strain BN/NHsdMcwi chromosome 1, GRCr8, whole genome shotgun sequence, a genomic segment contains:
- the Adat2 gene encoding tRNA-specific adenosine deaminase 2 isoform X1 has product MEEKVESTTVPDGSCVVSVQETEKWMEEAMRMAKEALENIEVPVGCLMVYNNEVVGKGRNEVNQTKNVLDWCHRHGQSPSAVFEHTVLYVTVEPCIMCAAALRLMKIPLVVYGCQNERFGGCGSVLNIASADLPNTGRPFQCIPGYRAEEAVELLKTFYKQENPNAPKSKVRKKDCQKS; this is encoded by the exons atggaagagaaagtggagtcCACCACTGTTCCAGACGGCTCGTGCGTGGTGTCCGTACAGGAGACCGAAAAGTGGATGGAGGAGGCGATGCGAATG GCCAAAGAAGCACTCGAGAATATTGAAGTTCCTGTCGGCTGCCTCATGGTCTATAACAATGAAGTTgtggggaagggaagaaatgaagTGAATCAAACAAAAAAC GTCCTGGATTGGTGTCATCGACATGGACAGAGCCCTTCGGCGGTATTCGAACACACGGTGTTGTACGTCACTGTGGAGCCGTGCATCATGTGTGCCGCTGCCCTGCGCCTCATGA AAATCCCGCTGGTCGTCTATGGCTGTCAGAATGAACGGTTTGGTGGTTGTGGTTCTGTCCTAAACATTGCCTCTGCTGACCTACCCAATACTGGGAGACCATTTCAG TGCATCCCCGGGTACCGTGCTGAGGAGGCCGTGGAGCTCCTAAAGACCTTTTACAAACAGGAAAACCCAAATG cacCAAAATCAAAAGTTCGGAAAAAGGATTGTCAGAAATCCTGA
- the Adat2 gene encoding tRNA-specific adenosine deaminase 2 isoform X2, with amino-acid sequence MEEKVESTTVPDGSCVVSVQETEKWMEEAMRMAKEALENIEVPVGCLMVYNNEVVGKGRNEVNQTKNATRHAEMVAIDQVLDWCHRHGQSPSAVFEHTVLYVTVEPCIMCAAALRLMIGHNSPPAPVLSCKKTSLYLLTSYHLGGIICT; translated from the exons atggaagagaaagtggagtcCACCACTGTTCCAGACGGCTCGTGCGTGGTGTCCGTACAGGAGACCGAAAAGTGGATGGAGGAGGCGATGCGAATG GCCAAAGAAGCACTCGAGAATATTGAAGTTCCTGTCGGCTGCCTCATGGTCTATAACAATGAAGTTgtggggaagggaagaaatgaagTGAATCAAACAAAAAAC gCTACTCGGCATGCTGAAATGGTGGCCATCGATCAGGTCCTGGATTGGTGTCATCGACATGGACAGAGCCCTTCGGCGGTATTCGAACACACGGTGTTGTACGTCACTGTGGAGCCGTGCATCATGTGTGCCGCTGCCCTGCGCCTCATGA TTGGTCATAATTCACCCCCGGCTCCTGTGCTCTCCTGTAAGAAGACATCATTATATTTACTGACTTCATATCATTTGGGGGGAATTATCTGTACTTGA
- the Adat2 gene encoding tRNA-specific adenosine deaminase 2 translates to MEEKVESTTVPDGSCVVSVQETEKWMEEAMRMAKEALENIEVPVGCLMVYNNEVVGKGRNEVNQTKNATRHAEMVAIDQVLDWCHRHGQSPSAVFEHTVLYVTVEPCIMCAAALRLMKIPLVVYGCQNERFGGCGSVLNIASADLPNTGRPFQCIPGYRAEEAVELLKTFYKQENPNAPKSKVRKKDCQKS, encoded by the exons atggaagagaaagtggagtcCACCACTGTTCCAGACGGCTCGTGCGTGGTGTCCGTACAGGAGACCGAAAAGTGGATGGAGGAGGCGATGCGAATG GCCAAAGAAGCACTCGAGAATATTGAAGTTCCTGTCGGCTGCCTCATGGTCTATAACAATGAAGTTgtggggaagggaagaaatgaagTGAATCAAACAAAAAAC gCTACTCGGCATGCTGAAATGGTGGCCATCGATCAGGTCCTGGATTGGTGTCATCGACATGGACAGAGCCCTTCGGCGGTATTCGAACACACGGTGTTGTACGTCACTGTGGAGCCGTGCATCATGTGTGCCGCTGCCCTGCGCCTCATGA AAATCCCGCTGGTCGTCTATGGCTGTCAGAATGAACGGTTTGGTGGTTGTGGTTCTGTCCTAAACATTGCCTCTGCTGACCTACCCAATACTGGGAGACCATTTCAG TGCATCCCCGGGTACCGTGCTGAGGAGGCCGTGGAGCTCCTAAAGACCTTTTACAAACAGGAAAACCCAAATG cacCAAAATCAAAAGTTCGGAAAAAGGATTGTCAGAAATCCTGA
- the Adat2 gene encoding tRNA-specific adenosine deaminase 2 isoform X4, with protein MVYNNEVVGKGRNEVNQTKNVLDWCHRHGQSPSAVFEHTVLYVTVEPCIMCAAALRLMKIPLVVYGCQNERFGGCGSVLNIASADLPNTGRPFQCIPGYRAEEAVELLKTFYKQENPNAPKSKVRKKDCQKS; from the exons ATGGTCTATAACAATGAAGTTgtggggaagggaagaaatgaagTGAATCAAACAAAAAAC GTCCTGGATTGGTGTCATCGACATGGACAGAGCCCTTCGGCGGTATTCGAACACACGGTGTTGTACGTCACTGTGGAGCCGTGCATCATGTGTGCCGCTGCCCTGCGCCTCATGA AAATCCCGCTGGTCGTCTATGGCTGTCAGAATGAACGGTTTGGTGGTTGTGGTTCTGTCCTAAACATTGCCTCTGCTGACCTACCCAATACTGGGAGACCATTTCAG TGCATCCCCGGGTACCGTGCTGAGGAGGCCGTGGAGCTCCTAAAGACCTTTTACAAACAGGAAAACCCAAATG cacCAAAATCAAAAGTTCGGAAAAAGGATTGTCAGAAATCCTGA
- the Adat2 gene encoding tRNA-specific adenosine deaminase 2 isoform X3, whose protein sequence is MVYNNEVVGKGRNEVNQTKNATRHAEMVAIDQVLDWCHRHGQSPSAVFEHTVLYVTVEPCIMCAAALRLMKIPLVVYGCQNERFGGCGSVLNIASADLPNTGRPFQCIPGYRAEEAVELLKTFYKQENPNAPKSKVRKKDCQKS, encoded by the exons ATGGTCTATAACAATGAAGTTgtggggaagggaagaaatgaagTGAATCAAACAAAAAAC gCTACTCGGCATGCTGAAATGGTGGCCATCGATCAGGTCCTGGATTGGTGTCATCGACATGGACAGAGCCCTTCGGCGGTATTCGAACACACGGTGTTGTACGTCACTGTGGAGCCGTGCATCATGTGTGCCGCTGCCCTGCGCCTCATGA AAATCCCGCTGGTCGTCTATGGCTGTCAGAATGAACGGTTTGGTGGTTGTGGTTCTGTCCTAAACATTGCCTCTGCTGACCTACCCAATACTGGGAGACCATTTCAG TGCATCCCCGGGTACCGTGCTGAGGAGGCCGTGGAGCTCCTAAAGACCTTTTACAAACAGGAAAACCCAAATG cacCAAAATCAAAAGTTCGGAAAAAGGATTGTCAGAAATCCTGA